A region of the Candidatus Pelagibacter ubique HTCC1062 genome:
GTTCCACCCATCAAAATAACTATACACCAAGAAAAAGCCTTACCTATCGAGGTGCTTAACGTGTCAGCTAATTTTATGTAGGCTCTCATCATGATTTGAATAGGATACTCTAATTTTGTTAAAAACTGTACTATAAAAAAAGGGGGCCGAAACCCCCTTCTTAAATTATTAAAAAGTTAATTAGATTTTAACTTTTCCAATTGGTCCAAACTCATTTTCATAAGCTAGTTTGTAATTAGGCTGATTCATCAGCAAGTACTTCATTACTTTCTTAGCGTATGCTTTTTGAGAGTCTACCACTTTTTTGAAGAATGCATCTTTTCCAGAGAATTCTCCAACAACTTTATCCCAACCTTTTAACTGTTCAGCTAAAATAGCATCAGATGTTTGGTAAACGTTAACCTTATGTGTGTTCATCAAATCAGCTAAACTGTCAGAATATCTAACAAGTGCTTTGAAGTAGTTATCTGAGTTAGCAGCATAAGCAGCGTTCTTCAAGATAGCTTGATGAGCAGGTGAAAGGCTGTTCAGTCTCTTCGTGTTCATAGGAATTTCAAACATCTCTTGAGATTGGTGGAAACTTCCTAAGTGATAGTGTTTAGAGACATCTTGCATTCCAAACTGTGAGTCTGATGTTGGGTTGTTAAACTCAGCAGCATCGATCAAACCAGTTTTCATTGCTGGTTGGATTTCACCACCTGGTAATTGTCTTACGACCATCCCCATAGCAGTTAAAACGTTAGTCGCTAGACCAACTGTTCTATACTTCATACCTTTAACATCAGATACTTTAGTTACATTCTTTTTGAACCAACCAAAAGGTTGTGCTGGCATAGGCATATGAAAGAATCCAGTGTAGTTATATCCAACACTAGCTACTGCTTCTTCATATAATTTTCTTCCTCCACCATACTCCATCCATCCCATAACTTCTTGAGATGACATTCCGTATGAAGGACCAGTTCCAAAAAGTGAAGCTGCAGCGTTTTTACCGTACCAATACGCAGTCACCCAGTGACCCATATCAACGATTCCATCGCTTACCGCCGCTCCGATTTCTGAAGTTTTAACAATTGCGTTTACAGGCTGAAGATCAATTTTAAGTGATCCACCTGACATATCGCTAACCATGTTACAGTAGTCTTGCGCCATTTCAAAAAAGATGTTTGCGCCTGAAGGCCAAGCAGCTTGCATCTTTAATGTAACGTGTCCGTCTGCAGTTGCAATATTAGGCATTGCTACAGCTGTTGCTGCTGCTGCACCTGTTACTGCTGCTGCTTTAAAGAACTTACGTCTTGAAGGTGTTGAAGCCTTCAGAGATTTTTTATCTTTAATCATTATTTCTCCTCTATTAGTTAATTAACTATAAAGATTTAATTACAAATTAAGATTAGAGTCTAT
Encoded here:
- a CDS encoding TRAP transporter substrate-binding protein, whose protein sequence is MIKDKKSLKASTPSRRKFFKAAAVTGAAAATAVAMPNIATADGHVTLKMQAAWPSGANIFFEMAQDYCNMVSDMSGGSLKIDLQPVNAIVKTSEIGAAVSDGIVDMGHWVTAYWYGKNAAASLFGTGPSYGMSSQEVMGWMEYGGGRKLYEEAVASVGYNYTGFFHMPMPAQPFGWFKKNVTKVSDVKGMKYRTVGLATNVLTAMGMVVRQLPGGEIQPAMKTGLIDAAEFNNPTSDSQFGMQDVSKHYHLGSFHQSQEMFEIPMNTKRLNSLSPAHQAILKNAAYAANSDNYFKALVRYSDSLADLMNTHKVNVYQTSDAILAEQLKGWDKVVGEFSGKDAFFKKVVDSQKAYAKKVMKYLLMNQPNYKLAYENEFGPIGKVKI